The Chthoniobacterales bacterium genomic interval TAAAAGCGCGGGTCCTTGCGGAGAAATTCGCCGAAGGCCTTCTTGTCGCCCTTGAAACCGATCTTCTCGCGCAGCGCGGTCATCTCGCTCTCGAGGCGGGCGACTTCCTTCTCACCGAGGGCGTGAATCTCGTCCGGCGTGAGGTCCGTCGTCGTGGATTCCTTCGCTTCGAGCGCATACCACGCGGCGCCATCGGGCAGGGCGGCGAGGCCGATCGTCTCGCGAGCGCCAGGAATGTAGGTCTCGTTGACAAATTTCCGGAACTTGCGCAGCGCGGGCAGCACGGACGTCTTCAGCGCCTCCAGGCCTTTCTGGCGATAGCTCTCGCGCTGCTCGGGCGTGAGAAACGGGGCGTCCTTCTTGAAGGGCGCGAGGATCGGGTTGTCGAGCGTCTCATTGTCAACGAGGGCGGCGAGCTGCGCGGGCACGGTCGCGAGGGTCACGCGGGGAACGGTGACGCCGCTCTTCAGGCCGCGCTGGAGCAGGGCGATGTCGTTATCGACGACCTGAGGGTAGGTCTTCAGGCGGGTGAGGATGGCGTCGAAATCGGCGGCGCGGTCCGCCGGGACGACGCGCATGAGGTCGGCGAGGCTCTGGTGCACGCCGCCCATTTGGTTGAGCGCGAGCAGCTCGCCGGGGAACTTCTGGAAAGCGACCGAGTCGCGGGTGTCATGCAGCAGCAGGTCGTAGTCGAGCCGACGCTCCTTCGTGAGCTGCTTCGCGTCGATCTTCTCGAGCTCGGCAAGGAATTCCCGGGTCTGCGCGTCGTTGGCCACGATGGCGGCCTCGGAGTTGTCGGTCCATCGGTCGAGGCCCTCGCGCTTGCCGAGGTAGGTGGCCCACTCGGGGTAGGTCTTCATGTCCCACGCCCAGATCTTGTCGATGAGCGCCTGGAACTTCGCGTCCTCGGTGGGCTCCGCGGCGGAGAGATTGGCGGCAAGGACGGTCGCGAGGAGGAGGGCGGGAAGGCGCATGAGGTGGGTGGGAAGGCGCATGAGGTGGGTGGTTAGTGGCGCATCTGCGCGCGCTCGCGCAGGAGGTTGAGGCTGACGAGGCCGAGGATCTGCCCGGCGGGATTCACGACCGGCAGGACGGGGCTGCCGCTTTCCTGCATGTGGCGAAAGGCGTCGTCGAAAGAGGCGTCGATGGCGACGGTGGGAAGCACGGTGGCGAGGGACTCGATCGATGCGTGAGACGAGGCGGCGGCGAGGAGCTGGTTCCGCGGGACGACACCGGCAACGCGGAGATCCGCATCGGTCACGACGTAGAGCGGCTCCGTGTCGTGCAGGGCCTCCTGCGCGGCGATCGCGATGGGCGTGGCGACCGGAAACGTCCGGAAACGGGTGATCATGGCGTCGGCGACGCGCATGCCGGCGACCGCGGCGCGCATGCCGGCCAGCGTGGCTTCCTGCTGGGCGCCCATGAAAATGAAGAACGCGATGAAGAGCAGGAAGGGATTGAAGTTCGTGTAGCCGGGGATGCCGAAGGCCGCGATGGCGAACAGCACGGCAACAACCTGGCCGACGCGCGCGGCGATGACGGTCGCCTTGCTGTGGTCGAGCTTCATCGCGAGCAGCGCGCGGAGAACGCGGCCGCCATCCATCGGGAACGCGGGAATGAGGTTGAAGACGATGAGCATCCCGTTCACCCAGAGGAGATCGAAGGCGAGGCTGCGCACCGACTCTCCGTAGGTGATGAAATCGCCGTAGCTCGACGGAAGCCCGAGTCCCAGCCAGAGCAGGAGACCGATGCCGACATTCACCGCCGGCCCGGCGATGGCGATGATGAGCTCCTGCACCGGATTCTCCGGCATGCGCTCGAGCCGGGCGACGCCGCCGATCGGGTAGAGTGTGATGTCGGGTGTGCGAATGCCGTAGCGCCGCGCCGCAATCGCGTGGCCGAACTCGTGCAGCAGCACGCAGAGGAACAGCAGCGAGATGAAGAGAACGCTCCAGCCCGCGCTGATCGGGCCGCCCTTGAGGTAGCCCTGGTAGGCGTAGAATGCGAGAAGCAGCAGGAACGTGCCGTGCAGGCGCACGTCGATCCCGGCAATCCGCGCGATGCGATACGACCAGCTCATTCCGACAGCATCTCCCGCAGGCGCGCGAACGAATTCTCGAACTGCTCCTCGCTCACCGGCGCGCTCATGAGTTCCTCGAAATTCTTGCGGACGACGCCGTCGCCCTCGATCTCCTCGAGGAAGCGGCTGGGCTCGCAGAAGGTCGCCGTGCCGAAGCGGTTGCGGTTGCGGCAATGCGTGATCGTGAGCGAGCGCATGGCCCGCGTCATGCCCACGTAGAACAGGCGGCGCTCCTCGTCGATGGTGTCCTCGGCCTTGGAGCGCTCGTGCGGCAGCAGGCCCTCCTCGGCGCCGATGAGATAGACGTTCTTGAACTCCAGGCCCTTCGCGGCGTGGAGCGTGATGAGCGTCACGCCCTTGGCGTTGTCCTCCTTCTTTTCCTCGCGATCGCGGTCGAGGGAAACTTCGTCGAGGAAGCCGCGCAGGCCCTTGCGCGAGCGTTTCTGGTGCTCGGCGAGGCTGGCGAGCAGCTCCTTCACGTTGATCTCTCGCTTGTCGCCTTCCTCGATCGTCTTGCACGAGCGCTTGAGGTCGTCGATGTAGCCGCAGTCGGCGAGCATCTCGCTGATGATGTGCGCGGCGTCCGAGCCGGGCGTGGCGATGCGAATGCGCGCGGCCGCCAGCGTGTCGGTGAACTTGCGGATGGCCTCGGCGGCGCGCTTCGTGATGTAGGCGAGAAATTCCTCGGACGTGAGTTCCTCGAAGAGGCTGCGGTGTGCGGCGTGGCTGCGCTCGAGCGCGATCTCCACGGTGGTCGCGCCGATGCCGCGCGGCGGATTGTTGATGATGCGCAGCAGCGCGGCGTCGTCCTGCGGATTCAGCAGCGTGGCCATGTAGGACATGATGTCCTTGATCTCGCGACGGTCGTAGAAGCTCTTGCCGCCGACGACGCGGTAGGGGATGCGCATGCGGCGCAGGTTCTCCTCGAAGAAGCGCGACTGCTGGTTCATGCGGTAGAGGATCGCAAAATCCTCCCACGAGCCGGTCTCGTTGTCGCGGCGCGCGCCGATCTCGTTCACGATGAATTCCGCCTCTTCGCGGTCGTCCGGCACGGAGAGCACGTTCACCGGCTCGCCGCCCTCGAGCGGGCTCCAGAGGTTCTTGCCGCGGCGCTTCGTGTTGTTGCGGATCGTGCGGTTCGCGGCCTGGAGAATCTCGTTCGTGCTGCGGTAATTCTGCTCGAGCTTGACGATGGTCGGGTTCGGGAAATGCCGCTCGAATTCGAGGATGTTCGCCGACTCTGCGCCGCGCCAGCCGTAGATGCTCTGGTCGTCGTCGCCCACGACGCAGATGTCCGGCCGGCCCTCGCCGGCGAGCAGCGAAACGAGGTCGAGCTGGAGGCGGTTGGTATCCTGAAACTCGTCGACGAGCAGGTGGCGGTAGCGCTGGCGGAGCTTGTCGCGCACTTCCGGAAAGCCGTCGAGCAGGCGCACGGCGTTCACGAGCAGGTCGTCGAAATCCATGGCGTTGAGCGCGCGGAGTTCGTTCTCGTAGCGGGCGTAGACGGCGCCGGCGACCGTCTCGTCATCCTGCGGCGGCCGGTGGCCGGCGTTCTTCGCCTTGCTGATGAGATTCTTCGCGAGGCCGACGTCGAATTTTTCGTCCGCCGAGGTCACGCGATTGATGATCTTCTTGAGCAGGCCGGTGGTGTCGCTCTCGTCGTAGATGCTGAAGTTCGGCTTGTAGCCGAGGTGGCCGGCGTCCGCGCGAAGGATGCGCACGCAGAGCGCGTGGAATGTCGAGGTGGTGACGAGCTTTGCGGCCTCTTCGTCGACCATGCCGGCGACGCGTTCCTTCATTTCCTTCGCGGCCTTGTTCGTGAACGTGACGGCGAGGATGGACGCGGGATCCGCGCCGTGGGCGACGAGCCACGCGATGCGCGCGGTGATCACGCGGGTCTTGCCCGTGCCGGCGCCGGCGAGGATGAGGAGCGGGCCGTCGTTGTGCTTCGCGGCGAGCTGCTGCTCGGGATTGAGGTCGAAGATGCGGAAACGGCTCATCGGTTCTCCTTGGCCATCTGGCGGATGACGGCGGGATAAAGGTGATGCTCCTGCGCCTGGATGCGCGCATGCAGGGACTCGGGCGTGTCGTCGGGATGCACGGGCACCTCGGCCTGCGCGATGATCTCGCCGTTGTCGATCTCGGCATCGACGAAATGCACCGTGCAGCCGGCCTTGTCGACGCCGGCCTCGAGCGCCTGCTTCCAGGCGGCGATGCCGCGGAAATCGGGCAGGAGCGAGGGATGGATATTGATGATGCGGCGTGGAAAGGCCTCGAGCAGCGGCGCCTTCACGACGCGCATGTAGCCGGCGAGCACGACGAGCTCCACGCCGGCGTCGAGCAGCGCCCGGGCGAGCTGTTCCTCGACATCGGGCGAGAGGCGCGTGCGGTATCTGGGCTCGGAGATCACGAGCGTGGGCAGGCCGGCCTCGGCGGCGAGCTTAAGAATCCCCGCGTCGGCGAAGTCGGAGGCCACCAGCACGATTTCGACGTCGAGTTCACTGGCGCGCTGGGCGGCCAGAATCGCAGCGAAGTTGGAGCCCTTTCCGGAGCCGAGAATGCCGAGTTTCATGGATGGGGGATGATGCCACACGCCGGGGGAGGAGCAAGCGTGGTCGGGAGCGCGGCTGCGCTTGATCTTCCGTCGCCACTCCGCTCGAATCGGCCCGCGCCATGTCCCAGATCGATTCCCTTCGAGAAGCCGTCCGGGTCTCCCCCGACAATGTCCCGCTGCTGGTCCTTTTTGCGGAGACTTGTCTGGCGGAACTTTCCGTGGACGAAGCGGTGGAAGCCTTCCAGAAGGTCCTCGCGAAAGAACCGCAGCATGCCGAAGCCCGCGTCGGGCTGGCGCGGGCTCTGCACCAGGCGGGCCGGACTTCCGAGGCGATCCTGCGGCTCGAGGCCTTTGTCGAGGAACAGCCCGGCCACGCCGCGGCGTGGCTGCAGCTCAGCCGGTTTTTGATGGCCGAGGGCCAGCGCGACGCGGCGGTCTCCTGCTACGAAAAGAGCCTGAAGCTGCCGGGCGGTCGGCAGGATGCCTCGCTGGAGCAGGAACTTTTCCTGCAAAACCCGGAGAAAACGCCGGCCAGGGGCCGCGTGACGAGCGAGGGCTGGAATCTCGAGGCCGAGGGCGCCGCCGCGCCGGGGATCGAGCCGCCGGTCGACGATGCGCTCGAGCGGCCGGCAACGACGTTCGAGGACATCGGCGGCATGGAGAGCGTGAAGGAGGAGATTCGGATGAAGATTCTCTATCCGCTCAAGAATCCGGATCTCTTCAAGGCCTACGGCAAGAAGGCTGGCGGCGGGGTGCTGCTCTACGGCCCGCCGGGCTGCGGCAAGACGCTCATCAGCCGCGCCACGGCCGGCGAGATCGACGCGAATTTTCTCTCGATCGGCATCCACCAGATTCTCGATCTCTACATCGGTGAGAGTGAGAAGAACCTGCACCGCATCTTCGAACTCGCGCGGGACAATGCGCCGACGATCCTGTTCTTCGACGAGGTCGATGCGCTGGCCGCCGATCGCCGAGACATGCGCAAGAGCGCCGGACGCACGCTCATCAACCAGTTCCTCGCCGAGATGGATGGCAATGTCGCGGAAAACGACGGCGTGCTGATCCTCGGCGCGACGAATGCCCCGTGGCACGTCGACCCGGCCTTCCGTCGGCCGGGACGCTTCGACCGCATCCTGTTCGTGCCGCCGCCCGACGAGGCCGCCCGCGCGTCGGTGATCGAGGTGCTCGCAAAGGGCAAGCCGATCGCCAACCTCGATCCGCGCGACCTCGCCAGGCGAACGAAGGATTTCTCCGGCGCGGACTTAAAGGCGGTGTTCGAGATCGCGATCGAGCGCAGCCTGGCCCAGGCGATGAAGCGCGGGCAGGTCGTGCCCGTCACGCAGCGCGAGCTCGTGGACGCTGCGAAAAGCCTGAAGCCCTCGACGAAAGCGTGGTTCGAGAGCGCGAAGAACTACGCGCTCTATTCGAACCAGGGCGGATTCTACAACGACGTGCTGGAGTTTCTCGGTCTCAAGAAATGAGCGACGAGCTGGCATCGGCGAACGCCCAACGCGGCTCGATTCTCCTGGATCAGGGCCGGTATCCCGAGGCGGAGAGCTACTTTCGCGAGGCGCTTTCGCAGGATCCCAACGATCCCGAGACGCTGGCCAGGCTGGCGCTGTGCGAGCTGAACCAGCGCCGCGCCCCGGCCGCGATGGAGACGATCCGGCGGGCGATCGGGTTCGCGCCCGACGCCGCGCATCTGCACGCGTTGAAGGCCTTCATCGAGGTGGAGCTCGGGAAGCCGGCGGAGGCGCTGAAGTCCGCCGGCGCCGCGCTCGAGCTCGACCCCGAGTGCGACGATGCCTTTGTCGCGCAGGCAGCGGCCTACATTCATCGCCGGGAGTGGGCGAAGGCCGAGACGGCCGCCCGCGCCGCGCTGGACATCAATCCCGACCACGGCGGCGCGGCGAATCAGCTCGCGCACGCGCTGCGCCTCCAGAATCGGCTGCACGAGAGCGGCGACCAGATCGCCTACATGCTGGCGCAGGATCCCGAGGATGCGGATACGCACGTGGCGGCGGGCTGGACGGCTTTGCAGCGCGGCCAGCGCGAGGATGCGGAGAAGCATTTCCTCGAGGCGCTGAGGCTCGAGGCCGGGAACGAGGGCGCGCGAGAGGGCCTGAAGGAGGCGTTTCGCGCCAAGTCGCCGATCTACCGCGCGTATCTGAACTACTGCTTTTTCATGCAGCGGTTCACCGAGGGGAAGCAGTGGCTGGTGATCATTGGTCTGCTGGTGGTCGTGAAGTTTGCGAATGCCGTGCTCGGGCCGTATGGCTGGATCGTCAGCGGACTCTACATGCTTTTTGTGCTCTGGGTGCACGTCGCGCGGCCCGTCGGGAATTTCCAACTGGTCTTCGATCGCGCCGCCCGGCACGCCCTCGGTCGCGGCGAAACCCTCGAGGCGTGGGTCTGTGGCGGCGGGGTGATCGCGGGCATTTTGCTTTGCCTGACGGGGATTCTTTCGGGGCTCGCGGCGCCGCTCGTCATCGGCGCCACGCTGGTCGCGGCGGCGTTTCCGTTCGCCTACACGTTCACGAATCGCTCGAACGGAAAATGGCTGTTCGGTGCGGTGGGCGCCTTTGTCGTGGCGGTGGGATTTGCGAGTGCGGGACCGCTGCTCGTGGGGCAAAAGCCGCCGGAGGTCGTCACCGGCCTGGTGGGAGTCGCCCTGCTCGCGGTGATCGCCTGCACGTGGCTGTGCAACGTCGGCGCGCTGAATTCTCGGCGCTGAAGCGGCGGCGTCTTGTCAGTCGCGGTCGCTTGGCTAGGCTGCGGCTCGCATGGATTTGCCGGCCTACCTGAAAAACTGTTCCGATCGAGTCGACCGCGCGCTCGATGGCTTTCTGCCGAAGGCGCCGGTGAAGCCGGCGACCATTCACCGGGCGATGCGCTACAGTCTCTTCGCAGGCGGGAAACGCATGCGACCGGTGCTCTGCCTTGCAGCGGCGGAAGCCTGCGGCGGCGATTTGGCGGCGGCGCTGCCGGCCGCCTGCGCGGTGGAATGCGTCCACACCTACTCGCTCGTTCACGACGATCTGCCGTGCATGGACGACGACGATCTCCGCCGCGGCCGGCCGACATCGCACAAGGTTTTCGGCGAAGGGGTGGCCGTGCTCACGGGCGATGCGCTGCTGACTCAGGCGTTCGAAATTCTCGCGCAGGCGAAGCCGTCGGCGCGCCATTCCATCGCCGCGATGATTCGTGAACTCGCCGTCGCCTCCGGCAGCCTCCAGCTCATCGCCGGGCAGGTGGCCGATCTCGAGGGCGAGGGGAAGCCGGCAACGCGCGCGCAGCTGCGGTTCATTCATGAGCGCAAGACCGCCGCGATGATCGAGGCGAGCCTGCGCCTCGGCGCGATGAGCGCGAATGCGACCCCGGCGAAGCTCGCCGCGCTCACGGACTTCGGCCGCAACCTCGGCCTCGCCTTCCAGGTGATCGACGACATTCTCGATGTGACGCAGACGAGCGAGAAGCTCGGCAAGAGCGCCGGCAAGGACGTGGCGGCCGAGAAGGCGACGTATCCCGCGGTCATCGGGCTCGAGGCCTCGAAGCGCGAGGCGCGGCGGCTGACCGATGCGGCGCTGGCGGCATTGAAGCCGTTCGGCTCGAAGGGTGCGACGCTCCGCGCCGTCGCGGATTACCTGCTCGTGCGGGAGTTCTGACGCGTCAGGAAATCCACAGCGCCACCGCCAGCGGGGCGGCGGAGAGGATCGTGCTGAGCGCGATCGAGCCCGAGGCCAGCGACTCGTCGCCGCCGAGTTTTTCCGCCATGACGAACGACGCGGCCGCCGTGGGCGTGGCGGCCAGCACGACGGCGATGCGGAGTTCGCTGCCCGAGAAACCCATCGCGCGGCACAATGCCCAGGCAACGAGCGGGCTGATGAAGACCTTGAGCACGCTGGCGGCCACGATTGCAGTGCGGCGGCCTCGCAGCGAAATCGTGGCGAGCGAACCGCCGATGCACAGCAGGGCGACGGGCACGGCGGCGGCGCCGAGCGTCTCGAGCGTGCGGCTGGCAAAGACCGGCAGATGCCAGCCGAAGAGCGGAAACAGGAGGCCCGAGACGCACGCGATGATGAGCGGATTCGTGGCGACGCTGCGCGCGATCAACGAGAGGCTGTCCGCGCCGAGATTGTGCTGGCTGCCTTTGAGGACGATGACGGCGAGGACGTTGTAGAGCGCCGTCATCGACGTCATCACGAGGAGGGCGGTGGTCATCGTTTCGCGGCGAATCTCCGGCGGCAGCGCGGCGAAGGCGTAGGCGAGCACGGGCACGCCGATGTAGGCGAGATTTCCGCGATAGGCCGACTGCGCGAGCGTGCCGTCGACTCCCGGAGGAAGACGAAGAGCGCGTCCCGTGAACCAGCCGAGGCCGATCATGAGAAACGTCGTGAGCGCCATCAGGCCGATGAGGGAGAGCGTGCGCGAAGTGGAATGGTCGATCCCGGCGACGCCGACGAAGATCAGCGCCGGGAGCGCGATCCAGAAAACCAGCTTGTTGAGATCGGCCATGAACCCGCGGCCGAGGAATTTCAAATGGGCGAGCAGCGAACCGAGGGCGATGAGCAGCAGGATGGGGGCGAGGGTGTCGAAGATCACCATCGCGCTAATAAGTTCCCTGCGTCACGCCGAGCTGGTGGCTGGCCTTCAACCGCCGCCAGAGCGCGTCGCCCTCGTCGCGGCCGTCGAGCAGCGCCCGGTAGGCCGCGAGCACGTCGGCGGTTTCGCGCGCGTTTTCCTCGAGCAATTCCACGCGGAAATGGCGCAGGCCGGCGTTCCACAACGCGTCGTAGAATTTCGCGCCGGTCTGCGCGGCGGCGTTGAAGAGCGTGTTTCGGCAGCCGACGTCGGCGCGCAGCGGGTGCTTGATGCCGACGCGGTCGCGCAGGTGCACGCGGTGCTTTTCGCAGGGGCGGCCGCAGTCGAGGAACGAGGTGCCGGTGCTCATGAACGCGGCAAAGACGCAGTGCTCCATGTGAAACATCGGCATGTGCTGGTGGAGCGTGAGCTCGAGCCATCCGGTAGGCACGGACTGCGCGAGCGCGACGACCTGGCCGACCGTGAGGTCGTAGGAAACGGTGACGCGCTCCAGGCCGTGGTCGCGGAAGAGCGCGGCGCTCACGGGGTTCGACACGTTGAGCGAGAAGTCGCCGATCCGACGCAGCGGCGAGTTCGCGAAGTAGGCGATCGCGCCGACGTTGCGGATGAGGACGCCGTCCGGCGCGGCATTCTCGATGAGCTTGAAAAAACCCTGCTCGCCGGCCTTCTGGATGCGCGGCGTCGCGAGGAAAATCGGCTTCCCCGCGGCGCGGGCGCGCTCAACGGCCTCGCGGTAGCGGCGGATGTCCTCGAAATCCGCGTAGACGAGATCGACGGGGCCGGCGAGGGCGGCGTCGAGCTGCTCGAAGCTGCGGCAGAGAACGGAAAGCTCCGGCATGTCCGGGGTGGCGGGACGGGCGTGAATGTCGGCAAGGATTGCGTCGAGCGTGATCGCGGGCGGCGCGGGCGGAGGCGCGGTCTCGAGCTGCTCGACGAGCGCGCGGCGGAGGCGGTTCAGCTCGCTGATCGGGAGGATGACGTCGCCGATGAGCTGGTTGTCGAGCGTCTCGAGGCGGAAGGGCGTGTCGGTGAGCTTGCCGAGCTGCGCGGCGAGTTTTTCGGTCGTGAGCGGCTGGGTGCGGGCGGCTTCCAGCGGGGCGGCGGATTCGACGACGGCGGTCCCGGCCTCGATACGCAGGGGCTGACCGACCGCGCCGCTCACGCGGAATCGGAGCGGCGTTTTGTGGGCATCCCGGCTGGGAATCTGGCCGGCGAAGGTCTTGCGAAGCTCGCGCGTGAGGGCGGGATCGTCGGTCTTCCAGACGCGGTCGCCGGGCGCGACGCGGGCGAAGTCGATGCGGCCGCGCTCGAAGAAAATTTTGCCGTCGTGCAGCTCGAAGACGCGGCCGCCCTGCTCGGCGTTCGTATCCGCCGCATGCTCGAAGACGAGGCCGTCACCCAATTTGAGATTTTGGATTTTGGATTTTGGATTGCTGAGTTCGACGTGATCGCGGCCGACCTTCTGGACGGTGCCAAGGAAGACGCCCCGCTTCTTGCCGTAGCGGGCGCCGACGAGCTGCTGGTGGTTGACGCCGTGCATCCAGCCCGTGAAGAGGCCGCGCGAAAAGGTCATCTCGAGCTTGTAGAGATCCTCGGCGCTGGGTTCCTCGACATGATCGGCGAGCGCCGCGTCGAGGGCCTTCCGATAGACGGCCGTGACGGCGGCGACGTATTCGGGCGACTTGAGCCGGCCCTCGATCTTGAAGCTGCGGACGCCAGCGGCGACGAGGGCGGGGATCTCGCGCACGGCGGCGAGATCCTGCGGCGAGAGGAGGTAGCGCTTGTCGCCGAGGTCGCGCACGGCGCCATCGACGACGAGCTCGTAGGGCATGCGGCAGGCCTGGGCGCATTCGCCGCGATTTGCGCTGCGCTGGCCAAGCGACTCGCTGGTGAGGCATTGGCCGGAATACGCGACGCAGAGCGCGCCGTGGACGAAGGTTTCCAGCGCCATGGCCTCGGCGTCGAATTTCGCGAGCTCGCGCAGCGACGTCTCGCGGGCGAGGACGACCTGTTTGACGCCGAGTTCCTCCGCGAAGGCAATGCCCTCGGGCGAGGTGATCGTCATTTGCGTGGAGGCGTGCACGCGCAGCCGCGGCGTGAGCTGACGCGCGAGGGCGGCGAGGCCGACGTCCTGGATGATGACGGCGTCCACACCGGCGGCCTCGAGCACGCGGAGTTGCTCGACCGCGGCGGGCAGCTCGTCGGTGAAGACGAGGACGTTGAAGGTGACGTAGCCCTTCACGCCGTGGCGGTGGAGGAAGCGCATGACCTCGGGCAGGTCCTCCTCCGTGAAATTCTCGGCGCGCATGCGGGCGTTGAATTTCGAGAGGCCAAAAAAGACGGCGTCGGCGCCATTTGCGACGGCGGCGCGCACGCATTCCCAGTCGCCGGCGGGGGCGAGGAGCTCGGGAAGAGCGGAAGCACTCATGGTTTGAGAAGCTTGATTTTCAAGCCGGGGATGGCGCGGTAGTGCTTCCCATTCGCGGTGGCCAGAGGAAGGTCGTTCTCGAGGGCAGTGGCGGCGACAAGGGCGTCGCCGCTACGGAGCCCGTGCGCGAGCGCGTAGCTTTCGATGTAGATGGCGGCGCGGTGGCCGATGTTTTCCGTGAAGCCGAGGGTGGTGAAGTCGAGGTCGCGGAGGAATGATTTGTTGAGCACCATTTGCCGGGCGTCGCGGGCGCCCTGGAGAAATTCCATGTAGGTTTGGATGGAAATAAATCGGGCGTCGGCGCCATCGATCATCCGCGCGGCAGCGGCGTTGCCACGCTGGGCCCAGATGAAGATGTCGGTGTCAAAGAGCATTGGGCCGCGGGGCTCTCAAGCGTTCGATGACCTGCGCGACGCTCTCTCCAGCGGGGTCGCTGCCAAAAAAGGGATGATCTTTGACGCGAAATTTCCGGCGACTGCTCGGAACAATGGGGGCCAGGATGCCGCGAGCCTTGCCGCGGTGATAGACCGTGACTTCCTCGTTGCGGTCCAGCGCCTCGAGCACGTCGCGCATCTTGTAGCGCAGATCGACGATTGATGCTTTCATGTCTCGCGCCACTATACATTTCCGTTTTCGAGAATCAATGACCGCCCCGCTTCGCCCCGCCAACATTCAGATCATCGGTTCCGAACTCGCAATCGCCTGGAGCGACGGCGAGGAGTCGTATCTTCCTCTCGAGGCGCTGCGTCGGGCCTGTCCGTGCGCCGCGTGCGGCGGTGAGCCGGACGTGATGGGCACGGTGATCCGGCCGCAGAACACCTGCACGGCCGCGAGTTTCGAGCTGCGGAGCTACGAATTCGTCGGAGGCTACGGCTTCCAGCCGCGCTGGGGCGATGGACATTCGTCGGGCATCTATTCGTTTGCGTATCTGCGCCGGCTGGCGGAGGCGAGCTAGCTGCGGAGGCGGAGCAGGCGCACGAGCTCGCGCCCCTCGCGACCCGGATAGGCCTGCGTCGGGATGAATTCCTCGATCAGGTCGAAGTGCGGCGCGAAAAATGCGTCGAGCTCCCCGGTCGTGACGCCGTAGGGCGGCCCTTCGTAGTCGCGCGGGCCGGGATCGAGATAAAAAATTGCGAGCAGGTGGCCGGATGGTTTCAGCGCCGCCGCCGTGGCGGCCGCGTAGTTGGCGCGGAGGGCGGGCTCGATCGCGCAGAAGCAGGTGTGTTCGAAGACCCAGTCGAACTGGCCGAGCAGCTCGGGCGGCAACGCAAAGAGATTCGCCAGGCGGTAGCGCTCGCCTCCCGCGCGGGGGAAGGATTCCGCCCGGGTGATCGCCGACGGCGCAATGTCGAGGCCGATGGGCAGAGCGCCCGTCGCGGCGAGCGCGCGAACGTCATGACCGCTGCCGCAACCGGGCACAAGGACGTGGCCCTTGATTTCGTGGGTCGCCAGCCATTCGAGGAGCGGTGGCGCCGGGGCAGCTTTCTCCCAAGGCGTATCCTTGGTCTGGTAGCGGGCTTCCCAATCCATGAGGTCAGCGTCGGCGCCAGCGGCTGCCACAGGCAATCCCAAACTGGAACTTGCGGACGTGCTCGCGGATCAGGAATGGCAGGTCGATCACGTGCTCGAGCTCGAAATGGGGCTCCAGCAGGACGCGAAGGGCATCGAAGCTG includes:
- a CDS encoding tetratricopeptide repeat protein; amino-acid sequence: MSDELASANAQRGSILLDQGRYPEAESYFREALSQDPNDPETLARLALCELNQRRAPAAMETIRRAIGFAPDAAHLHALKAFIEVELGKPAEALKSAGAALELDPECDDAFVAQAAAYIHRREWAKAETAARAALDINPDHGGAANQLAHALRLQNRLHESGDQIAYMLAQDPEDADTHVAAGWTALQRGQREDAEKHFLEALRLEAGNEGAREGLKEAFRAKSPIYRAYLNYCFFMQRFTEGKQWLVIIGLLVVVKFANAVLGPYGWIVSGLYMLFVLWVHVARPVGNFQLVFDRAARHALGRGETLEAWVCGGGVIAGILLCLTGILSGLAAPLVIGATLVAAAFPFAYTFTNRSNGKWLFGAVGAFVVAVGFASAGPLLVGQKPPEVVTGLVGVALLAVIACTWLCNVGALNSRR
- a CDS encoding farnesyl diphosphate synthase — its product is MDLPAYLKNCSDRVDRALDGFLPKAPVKPATIHRAMRYSLFAGGKRMRPVLCLAAAEACGGDLAAALPAACAVECVHTYSLVHDDLPCMDDDDLRRGRPTSHKVFGEGVAVLTGDALLTQAFEILAQAKPSARHSIAAMIRELAVASGSLQLIAGQVADLEGEGKPATRAQLRFIHERKTAAMIEASLRLGAMSANATPAKLAALTDFGRNLGLAFQVIDDILDVTQTSEKLGKSAGKDVAAEKATYPAVIGLEASKREARRLTDAALAALKPFGSKGATLRAVADYLLVREF
- a CDS encoding AEC family transporter, encoding MVIFDTLAPILLLIALGSLLAHLKFLGRGFMADLNKLVFWIALPALIFVGVAGIDHSTSRTLSLIGLMALTTFLMIGLGWFTGRALRLPPGVDGTLAQSAYRGNLAYIGVPVLAYAFAALPPEIRRETMTTALLVMTSMTALYNVLAVIVLKGSQHNLGADSLSLIARSVATNPLIIACVSGLLFPLFGWHLPVFASRTLETLGAAAVPVALLCIGGSLATISLRGRRTAIVAASVLKVFISPLVAWALCRAMGFSGSELRIAVVLAATPTAAASFVMAEKLGGDESLASGSIALSTILSAAPLAVALWIS
- a CDS encoding DUF3656 domain-containing protein, with the translated sequence MSASALPELLAPAGDWECVRAAVANGADAVFFGLSKFNARMRAENFTEEDLPEVMRFLHRHGVKGYVTFNVLVFTDELPAAVEQLRVLEAAGVDAVIIQDVGLAALARQLTPRLRVHASTQMTITSPEGIAFAEELGVKQVVLARETSLRELAKFDAEAMALETFVHGALCVAYSGQCLTSESLGQRSANRGECAQACRMPYELVVDGAVRDLGDKRYLLSPQDLAAVREIPALVAAGVRSFKIEGRLKSPEYVAAVTAVYRKALDAALADHVEEPSAEDLYKLEMTFSRGLFTGWMHGVNHQQLVGARYGKKRGVFLGTVQKVGRDHVELSNPKSKIQNLKLGDGLVFEHAADTNAEQGGRVFELHDGKIFFERGRIDFARVAPGDRVWKTDDPALTRELRKTFAGQIPSRDAHKTPLRFRVSGAVGQPLRIEAGTAVVESAAPLEAARTQPLTTEKLAAQLGKLTDTPFRLETLDNQLIGDVILPISELNRLRRALVEQLETAPPPAPPAITLDAILADIHARPATPDMPELSVLCRSFEQLDAALAGPVDLVYADFEDIRRYREAVERARAAGKPIFLATPRIQKAGEQGFFKLIENAAPDGVLIRNVGAIAYFANSPLRRIGDFSLNVSNPVSAALFRDHGLERVTVSYDLTVGQVVALAQSVPTGWLELTLHQHMPMFHMEHCVFAAFMSTGTSFLDCGRPCEKHRVHLRDRVGIKHPLRADVGCRNTLFNAAAQTGAKFYDALWNAGLRHFRVELLEENARETADVLAAYRALLDGRDEGDALWRRLKASHQLGVTQGTY
- a CDS encoding type II toxin-antitoxin system VapC family toxin, which gives rise to MLFDTDIFIWAQRGNAAAARMIDGADARFISIQTYMEFLQGARDARQMVLNKSFLRDLDFTTLGFTENIGHRAAIYIESYALAHGLRSGDALVAATALENDLPLATANGKHYRAIPGLKIKLLKP
- a CDS encoding DUF971 domain-containing protein, translated to MTAPLRPANIQIIGSELAIAWSDGEESYLPLEALRRACPCAACGGEPDVMGTVIRPQNTCTAASFELRSYEFVGGYGFQPRWGDGHSSGIYSFAYLRRLAEAS
- a CDS encoding methyltransferase domain-containing protein, with protein sequence MAAAGADADLMDWEARYQTKDTPWEKAAPAPPLLEWLATHEIKGHVLVPGCGSGHDVRALAATGALPIGLDIAPSAITRAESFPRAGGERYRLANLFALPPELLGQFDWVFEHTCFCAIEPALRANYAAATAAALKPSGHLLAIFYLDPGPRDYEGPPYGVTTGELDAFFAPHFDLIEEFIPTQAYPGREGRELVRLLRLRS